From Bradyrhizobium erythrophlei:
AGAAGAATCAACGGCGTTCCGGTCGATGGCCCGAGGCGGCGATAGGCGAAGCGGATTCCGTGGCCTTCGACGTAATGCGTCGGCGCCGTCTCGAGCGTGGCGACGTCTTCGTTCGCGATGGCGAGTTGAGTCATGTTATCCTCCGGATGCTTGGCATGAAATAATCGAGTGGGGGAAATGCGTTCTGCATTCCTCTGAGCGAGCCGGTGCGCTCCCGGCGCGAAAGCGCCGGGAGCAGTACCGTCACTTCACGAGCGCTGCCTTTTCGATGACCTCAGCGACTTGCTTCGCATGGACGACGAGCGAGGCATGGCTGCCGGCGACTTCCGTTATCTGCGCCTTCATCCTCGCTGCGAACAACTTCTGGGCCTCGGGCGCGAGCAACTTGTCCTTGGTGCTGATCACATCGAATGTCGGCTTGTCGCGCCAGGCCGCAATGGTGACCGGAGCCTCGAACGCAACGTGATTTAACGGAAGTTGCGAGGCAGCCAGGTGCGCGGCGATCTCCGGGGGAAGATCAGCCGCGACCGCGGAAGGAAACACCTTCGGGTCGATGTAGAGGTTGCCCTTGTCGTCGGGATGAATAGCGTTGCCGCCTTCGGTCGGCGGGCCGGCTTTGGACAGCGACGCCAGAGACTCTCCGACGTTGGGCGCGAACGCGGAGACATAAACCAGCGCCGAAACCTTGGGATCGTCCCCTGCTTGCGTGATGACGATCCCACCCCATGAGTGGCCGACCAGAACGGTCCTGCCGTCCTGCTTCGCGAGCGCCTGTTTGGTGGCATCGACGTCAGCGGCGAGCGAAGTGAGCGGATTTTCCACGAGCGTGACGTTGTAGCCTTTCTTCGTGAGAATATCGGCAACCGGCTGCCAGCTCGTCTGGTCCACGAAAGCGCCGTGCACGAGCACGATGTTGTGGGCCGCTCCCTTGGGCAGCTCGGCGGAATGGGCGGGGCCAACCATTGTCGATCCGGCCAGGAGTACGGTGGCTGCTGAAAGTAGGAAATTTAGCATTGATTGTTCCTGTTGGTATGTCGGACGGAATAATGTCCGGGGGGAATGGACAGGCGTTTCCAGTGAGATCGCGGTTCTTCCATCTGCCGGCGGCGAAATGGTTGCCGAACGTGGCGTCGGCCCGTTGCGATCTGAGTTAGTGCGGAGGGATATCGGACGGTAGGCTTCGATCGTCCAAGTATTGTGTCTGATCGTCCGCCGGACTAACATCGCCGACATGGATATCCTCGCGGAAGTGCTTGATCGCGTCCGCCTTGGCGGGACGCTGCTGTTTCACTTCGAGCTAGGCCATCCCTGGGGTCTGGCGTTGCCGGCGCGCCCTTACGCCTTGTTCCATTATCTCAGTCGCGGCTCGGCGACCCTCGTGTTCGAAGAGGGGCGGGAGCTCCACATGACCGAGGGTGATTTTGTCGTCGTTACGCGCGGCGAGCCCCACGTGTTCTATTCGGACCGGCGGGCGAAGCCATTGCCGATTCTGGACCTCGATCGGGCGCCCTCACAGATCGGCGTCGTTCGACACGGCGGCGACGGGCCGCCGCTTACAACAATGATCTGCGGCAATTTCACGGTGGCGCGGCCCTTGCGCGGCAGCGTGCTGGAATTGCTTCCATCCGTGCTTCTCCTGAAACCGACCGCGGACGGGGGTTGGTTCGAGGCTGTTCTGCGACGCATGGTGAGCGAGTCGGCGGTTGAGCGTCCCGGCCAACGCGTCGCGCTCTCGCGAATGACGGAGGTGCTCTTCGTGGAGGTGTTGCGCAGCTGGATCAAGTCGCTCGGCCCTGGAGAAGGCGGGTGGCTGGGGGCGATGGCGGACCCGCATATCGGACCGGCGCTTCAGTTGATCCACGAGCAACCGCATCGGCCCTGGACCCTCAGCGAGCTCGGGCACCGCGTCGGGCTCGGTCGCTCGGCATTTTCGGCGCGCTTCACCAAGCTCGTCGGCCAGTCCATGCAACGCTATCTGATCGGACGCCGGATGGCAGAAGCGGCGTTCCTGCTGGAAACCAGCGATGAGCCTATCGCACGGATTGCCAGCCTGGTCGGTTACGAGACGGCGGCGGCGTTTTCAAAACTATTCCATAGGCATCACGGCCTGTCGCCTGGCCGGTACCGAGCAGCTCGACGCTCTGACAGCGGCCAAGGGCAAGGCGACGTTCAGGTATCAGAAGTCGCCGAATGACCTTGGTCAAGCTGATGTTTGGGCCGCTATTGGTCATCATTTCTGATTGAACGTACGGAACGCAGCCATTCCGTGGCCCGAACTTTCATCAGGAGGTTCGACGCCGAACCGATCGGCGTCTGCAGTACCGGGTGACTGACGATGTCACAGAAAAAGCTTCTATCTTGCTGTCGTCTAACGCGCAGCGAGCCGGGGCTGGCACTTGCTCATGCCCTGAGGCGGCGCTGTTAAGGCTGAGGGATACCCACGGCTGGGGAGGCCGGCCGTCGAGGCCGCTTCCTGTCAAGAAATGGAGCGATCGAGGTTCACGAAGATAGAGTGCACGATCGCACGGTCATCATCGAATTCGAGACGGACCATTTGGTACGGACGGCCGATAGTGCCGTTCGTTATCAAGAGGCGCTTCAATGCGGAGGCAAACGGTTCGTCATCCGCTCCGTCGCCAAGCTCACGTCACGGCTCAGGACAGCCTCCGCATGTTGGCTGTGCTCGCCACGCAGGTCGCGGTCGTCGCTCGACATTCGAATATTTATGGGCCGATATCTCTCGCCTTGTAAGAAGAGTTGCTCGCGAATTCGAAGAAGCCAAGGGCTGTCGCGCGCCGCAACCAACGCAGCTTGAAAGCGGGCGTGAGCGTCGGTCCAATCCTCGCTAACCTGTTGTGCGGCTCAAGGCGTGATTGGCCGCAACAATCGCCACTTCCCAGTCGACATTGCCTTTGCTGATCGCGCGCCGACGACACTGCAATTTGATATCGATTCGGACCTCGGTGAGGTCGCTGACATCGGCCGCGTTGATAGGAGCGACGCGGAAACCCCGTTGTGGCCTGGCAATCACGAGCGACTCGGCGGAAAGCCGCGACAGCGCCCCCTTCACAAAGCTCCCTGTTATCTGCATTAGGGAATTGGACGAGAAGCCGCTGCGTGGCACTCCTGACTCAAAACAAGATCGTCGCGATGCGCATTCGGCGTTGACCTCGCATTATGCGCAAAATGGCATAAAAAGACCTGCCTTTTGGCAGCATACGACGTGGTCCATTAGCCCGTTTTATTCGATTGTCTGATCAGGAAACGAATGCCCAAGGGCTGTCCCGAGTGGGGAGAATCCTCCGACGGTCTGGCCAGGCATAGTTTTGCCGTCGCGTTGCGGCACACGCCTAACCGAACAGCTTAGAGGGGGATCGAATGCAGCAACACAAGAGCAATGGAACGCTGAGGATACTCGCCGATCCAGGTTTCAGGGAGTTGACCTCGGCACGCGCGAAGCTGCGATGGAGCCTCTCGGTCGTTACGCTGATCATGTTCTTCGGGTTTATCGTGGTGATTTCGACCGCCAAAGGTGCGTTGGGCACGATGATCCCGGGCAGCGCCATCCCGGTCGGCCTCGTCCTGACTTTGGCGGTGATCGGGCTAGTCGTCATGCTGACGGGAATTTACGTGCTGCGGTGCAACTCCCGCTTCGATGAACTTGCCCGCACTGTGAAGCAGGAGTTCGGCCGATGAGAGTTCGCTCCCTGTTCATCGCATTGCCGGCGTCGCTGCCGTTCACGGCGACCGTGGAAGCAGGCACCACGACCTCTCGCGGTCCGAATTGGATCGCCATCGGCATGTTCCTGGTGAATGCGATTCTTTTGCCGATGCGCTGGACGCACAGTGGGCCTCAATCCGGGTAAACGATGACGCGATGTTAGCGGCGCCGCTCGGCCGCGCTTGAGATCAGGATCGCCGGGTGTGTGTACCGAAAACCTGAACCCGGACGTAGTGATGGTGAAGTCCGCCAAATATCGCGTGTGAACTTATGCTTCAGGCCCGCTGAAGCGGGCGAACAGCCGGCGCGTCTTTGTCCAATGACCGATGCGTTCTGATGTCGTTATAATAGCGTGCGTACGATCGCAGGATCCGTCGCAGATAGGCCTCACCCAAGATGACGATATGATCCAGGCACTCGCGGCGCATCGATCCGACTCAACCGTTCGGCAAAGCCAATCTGCCGAGGCGAGGCTGGCGAACAGAAAACGGCGCTGTTACCAGCGCCGTTCTGGTGCACCTACGCGTGGAATCGGCCCACTTCGACTGGCGCTGGCGGGAGCGACCCGCTCTGGCTCTGCTGGCGTGGGAAGCCCTGACTCGCGATCCGCTGGAAAGGCTACGCCGCATCCAAGTGGAGTCAACTGGAACGACAATTAATTTTAGGCCAGCGGCTATCACCCATCGCGAGATCGCAGCATCGGCCTTGCTGATCGCATCCAAGCTCGCAAGTTGGCGACGCGCTGTCGGATCTCGTCGCGCTCTGAGGTGTTCAGATTTACCGGCGGCATCCGGTTCGGTTCGACAATGGTGCGCGGCATGGGCGGTTCGACACGAACGCTCTTCGTAAGCGCCGTCGTTGCTTCGACGAGCGCGTCAAGATCAGCCTTCCAGTTGGTCATGTTAATACTCCCCAACATCCAGCCTATCGGACTAGGCTCGAAGCCGCCATGGTAGCGAGGTGGGATGGTTAGGCACTGTGGAAAACTAGTGAGCTTGGCGCGACGTTGTCCCGGGACACTCACCATTTCCTAGATTGCCAGTCAGGTCTCGCGCTTCGTCACCCGGTGACCGCACGCTTGGCAAAAAAACTGTCCTTCGATGTCGGATAGCCGGACTTCGTCGCCCCAGCGATCGGCATTAAGACTGACAGAATGGCTGCACCGATAGTCGGAACGACAAACCAGGACGCCAGTCAGCCCGGGCGGAGCGCATCTCGGCAAAGGCTATTTTCTCCGGACGCTTCACCGCCGTGGCCGCATTAGCAGACTTATCCCACGCGCAAATGCGTCTCGTGATATCGCGATGCTGCACCGGATTACCATGCTGGTAGCTGGGGCGATGGTTGCTCTGTCGGTATTCTTCGTCTTTCGGCCGCTTCAACCCAGCAGTATACAGCCGTCTCATCCGACACCGGCGGCCACGAGGTGTGCTGCGCATCCCGGAACTAGCGCGATCCCTGCGGAATACAGTTGCGAGAAACCATGACCCGATGTGGTTCTCGCACTATTGGACCGGGGGCCGATTGGCGGTATTCTCCCCCGCCACAAAAAGAATGACATCTCCGTATTTACCGAATTGGGAGAAATCAAATGTGGATAATGACGAACAACAGCTACCTGTCCATCGTAAGCAAGGATTGTGGCCCGGCTGAATTGCTGGTCAGGGCTCGGCGTGCCGGCGATATCGAGAAGGTATTCCCAGATGCCAAGGTAACCCGGAACACCAGCAGTGATTATCTGTATCGGGCAGTTCTGCCACGCGATGTGGTGAAACAGGCCTTAGCCGCAATGATCGACCATATCGATTACCCGAACTTCAAGGATAGTGTTGAAGACAGGTCGTTGCATGCTGCCTATGTCGGTGTCTGGTGTGCAATGGCAGGACTACAACATCCGCCGCCAGACATAGAGCGGGCGACCCACGCAAGGTCAGCTCTGACCTCGAAAAACACATCGTAGCGCCTGTGGCGGAACATAAATCGCGGAATTTTTTTCCCTAAAATTCTGGATGTTGTTTGTGTGGTGATCGCCAGAAACTCAGGTGCCGTTACCTCAATGCCAAATACAAACCCAATAATTTTTGAGGTCCGGAGAGGATGGCGTGCTCAAGAAGGAGCTGCTTAGCCATCTTCGATCGAAGCGCTCGATGCGTCGCTCCGAGCCGGTTGATCCGGATGGCGATAGACGGGGGCACATCAAGGATATCGTCTCAATCCGTCAACGACCGGCGGCGGTTGAAGATCGGGCGGTGCTCGGCCATTGGGAAGGCGATCTCCTGTCCGGGCCGAACAACGGCCACATCGCGACCTTGGTCGAGCGTCATACGCGTTACGTGATGATGGCTAAGGTGGCAGGTAAGGACATCCGGACGGTCGTCTCCGCTCATCAAGCAGGCGAAGAAGCTACCAAAGGAGCTATATAAATCCCTGACCTGGGACCGGGGAAAGGAACTCACGGATCGTCGCCGCTTTACGTTGGCGACCAAAGTCGACGTATTATTTTTTGCGATCCGCAAAGCCCGTGGCAGCGCGGGTCGAACGAGAACACCAATGGCCTGCTGAGACAGTACTTTCCAAAGGGCACCGACTTGTCAGTTCACTCGCAAGCCTATTTGAACAAAATGCCTCGTCAGCTAAACGAACGACCACGTGAGACCTTGCAATTTGAAACCCCAGCAGAGGCCGAGGCACGTGCCTTTGCCAGGTCCCTTGGTGGTAAAGAACGGCTCCATCGCACGCTGCAGCGTCGCCTCCATTCCTTCGTCCGTATCGCGCATAGTAAGACAGATGTAGGTGCCCGGTTTCAAATGGCTGCCGTCTGGCTTCCGAGCTCGATAACCCGGTTCGGAGGGATACGAAAGAAATCCTTCGCCGCCAGGGCGTTGCGGTGCATGATCTTGAACACGCTGCAACGGATACGACCGAATCGCGAATTTCTGGGCTTCCGCGACTGCGAACTGCCTTATGCGGGCTGCTCGGATGCATTTTTCCGGCGCGCGTTGCACAATCGCGGCATCGCAACACGCTCAAAAAAATAAAAAAATAATATTAAGCATGCGAATAGGACTGCGTTCGCGGCTCAAGGAGATGATGTTTCGTCCTGTCGCGGTAAGATGCGACGCCCCTGGAGCTGCTAGAATCGATCGCGAGTCTTCCAGACGAAAACAACGAAAGCGGCAACCAATCCAGCCACGATAAGCATCCAGTTCTGGACCTCAAAACCCAGCAAGTCAAAATGTGAAATGAGAAATTCCAACGCGCCTCTCCCCCGGTCTTCTTGGGAAGGATAGGCATTTCAGTCTTCAAAATATATTATTTTTATATTCAGCACCGGCCGGACCGGCTGCGCGGCTCAGCCGTGAGAGGGATGGGACAGATTATCGCGGCCAAAGCGCCGGACTATCGACAGCAGC
This genomic window contains:
- a CDS encoding alpha/beta hydrolase — encoded protein: MLNFLLSAATVLLAGSTMVGPAHSAELPKGAAHNIVLVHGAFVDQTSWQPVADILTKKGYNVTLVENPLTSLAADVDATKQALAKQDGRTVLVGHSWGGIVITQAGDDPKVSALVYVSAFAPNVGESLASLSKAGPPTEGGNAIHPDDKGNLYIDPKVFPSAVAADLPPEIAAHLAASQLPLNHVAFEAPVTIAAWRDKPTFDVISTKDKLLAPEAQKLFAARMKAQITEVAGSHASLVVHAKQVAEVIEKAALVK
- a CDS encoding AraC family transcriptional regulator, with the translated sequence MDILAEVLDRVRLGGTLLFHFELGHPWGLALPARPYALFHYLSRGSATLVFEEGRELHMTEGDFVVVTRGEPHVFYSDRRAKPLPILDLDRAPSQIGVVRHGGDGPPLTTMICGNFTVARPLRGSVLELLPSVLLLKPTADGGWFEAVLRRMVSESAVERPGQRVALSRMTEVLFVEVLRSWIKSLGPGEGGWLGAMADPHIGPALQLIHEQPHRPWTLSELGHRVGLGRSAFSARFTKLVGQSMQRYLIGRRMAEAAFLLETSDEPIARIASLVGYETAAAFSKLFHRHHGLSPGRYRAARRSDSGQGQGDVQVSEVAE
- a CDS encoding DUF485 domain-containing protein, producing MQQHKSNGTLRILADPGFRELTSARAKLRWSLSVVTLIMFFGFIVVISTAKGALGTMIPGSAIPVGLVLTLAVIGLVVMLTGIYVLRCNSRFDELARTVKQEFGR